Proteins encoded together in one Dasypus novemcinctus isolate mDasNov1 chromosome 9, mDasNov1.1.hap2, whole genome shotgun sequence window:
- the CTRC gene encoding chymotrypsin-C produces the protein MLGLAVLAALLACASGCGVSSFPPNLSARVVGGDDASPHSWPWQISLQYLSSGTWRHTCGGTLIASNYVLTAAHCISNARTYRVALGKQNLVVEDEEGSLIVAVDTIFVHEKWNSFLVRNDIALIKLAEHVELSDTIQVACLPEKGALLPQDFPCYVTGWGRLWTNGPIADVLQQGLQPVVDYATCSRSDWWGTMVKDTMVCAGGDGVISACNGDSGGPLNCQAENGSWEVHGIVSFGSGLGCNTLKKPAVYTRVSAYIDWISEKMQQ, from the exons ATGCTGGGCCTCGCTGTCCTCGCCGCGCTCCTGGCCTGCG CCTCCGGCTGCGGGGTCTCCAGCTTCCCACCCAACCTATCCGCCCGGGTGGTGGGAGGAGACGATGCCAGTCCCCACAGCTGGCCCTGGCAG ATCTCCCTCCAGTACCTGAGCAGCGGCACGTGGAGGCACACATGCGGCGGCACCTTGATTGCCAGCAACTACGTCCTCACAGCCGCCCACTGCATCAG CAACGCCCGGACCTACCGCGTGGCCCTGGGGAAGCAGAACCTGGTGGTGGAGGACGAGGAAGGCTCCCTGATCGTGGCCGTGGACACCATCTTTGTCCACGAGAAGTGGAACTCCTTCCTGGTGCG GAACGACATTGCCCTCATCAAGCTGGCGGAGCACGTGGAGCTGAGTGACACCATCCAGGTGGCTTGCCTGCCCGAGAAGGGCGCCTTGCTGCCTCAGGACTTCCCCTGCTACGTCACTGGCTGGGGCCGCCTCTGGA CCAACGGCCCCATTGCCGACGTCCTGCAGCAGGGCCTGCAGCCCGTGGTGGACTACGCCACGTGCAGCCGGAGCGACTGGTGGGGCACCATGGTGAAGGACACGATGGTGTGCGCCGGGGGCGACGGCGTCATCTCGGCCTGCAAC GGGGACTCGGGCGGCCCGCTGAACTGCCAGGCTGAGAACGGGTCCTGGGAGGTGCACGGCATCGTCAGCTTCGGCTCGGGGCTGGGCTGCAACACGCTCAAGAAGCCGGCCGTCTACACCCGCGTGTCCGCCTACATCGACTGGATCAGCGAG AAAATGCAGCAGTGA
- the EFHD2 gene encoding EF-hand domain-containing protein D2, translated as MATDELATKLSRRLQMEGEGAGEGGGEAPPQPGLNGAAAGAQDEAAEALGSADDELSAKLLRRADLNQGIGEPQSPSRRVFNPYTEFKEFSRKQIKDMEKMFKQYDAGRDGFIDLMELKLMMEKLEAPQTHLGLKNMIKEVDEDMDCKLSFREFLLIFRKSAAGELQEDSGLHMLARLSEIDVSTEGVKGAKSFFEAKVQAINVSSRFEEEIKAEQEERKKQAEEMKQRKAAFKELQSTFK; from the exons ATGGCCACGGACGAGCTGGCCACCAAGCTGAGCCGGCGGCTGCAGATGGAGGGCGAGGGCGCGGGCGAGGGCGGCGGCGAGGCCCCGCCGCAGCCCGGGCTCAACGGCGCGGCGGCGGGCGCGCAGGACGAGGCGGCCGAGGCGCTGGGCAGCGCGGACGACGAGCTGAGCGCCAAGCTGCTGCGGCGCGCCGACCTCAACCAGGGCATCGGCGAGCCCCAGTCGCCCAGCCGCCGCGTCTTCAACCCCTACACCGAGTTCAAGGAGTTCTCCAGGAAGCAGATCAAGGACATGGAGAAGATGTTCAAGCA GTATGATGCCGGGCGAGACGGCTTCATCGACCTGATGGAGCTGAAGCTCATGATGGAGAAACTTGAGGCTCCCCAGACCCACCTCGGCCTGAAGAACATGATCAAGGAGGTAGATGAGGACATGGACTGCAAGCTCTCCTTTCGGGAG TTCCTCCTGATTTTCCGGAAGTCGGCGGCCGGGGAGCTGCAGGAGGACAGCGGGCTCCACATGCTGGCCCGCCTCTCCGAGATCGACGTCTCCACCGAGGGCGTCAAGGGCGCCAAGAGCTTCTTCGAGGCCAAG GTCCAGGCCATCAACGTGTCCAGCCGCTTCGAGGAGGAGATCAAGGCCgagcaggaggagaggaagaagcaGGCGGAGGAGATGAAGCAGCGGAAAGCGGCCTTCAAGGAGCTGCAGTCCACCTTCAAGTAG